Part of the Kineococcus aurantiacus genome, CGGCGGGAAGTCGTCGGCCACCAAGACCGCCAAGCAGCGGCTCCTGCTGCGCGGCAAGGCCGAGTACGCCCGCAAGCACTGGTCCCCGGCCCGGGCCCGGGCCGGGGTCGGGCTCCTCGCGACCGGCGTCGCGCTGCGGACCGTGGGCGAGACCGTGCTGCGGCGCGGGCGGACCTGGCGGCCGCTGTGGGACGAGCGGGCCGACTGGGGCCGGGGGTGGCCCGCGCGCCCGGACCTGCGCGGGGAACGCACCCTCACGAGCTGAGCCGCCGGCGCTCGACCACCGCACCGCCCGACCCCTGCGGTGGTCGAGCACTCCGGTGACCAAGCGCGCCCGGGACGACCCGTCACGCTACGGTGCGGCATGACCCTGGAGGAGTTCAGCCGCGTCCTGCTGCTCGCCTCCGGCGTCCTGCTGCTGGCCGTGCTGGCCGTCCGGCTCTCCGCCCGCACCGGCCTGCCCTCGCTGCTGCTCTACCTGGCCCTGGGGCTGGTGCTCGGCGAGGACGGCCTGGGCATCCCCTTCACCGACGCCGAGATCGCGCAGGTCCTGGGGTACGCCGCCCTCGTCCTCATCCTCGCCGAGGGCGGGCTGACGACGCGGTGGGACGCCGTCCGGGGGGTCCTGGCGCCGGCGGGCGCCCTGGCCACGGCGGGGACGGCCGTCTCGATCGGCGTCGTGGGGGTCGGCGCCCACCTGCTGCTGGGCACCTCCTGGCCCGTCTCCTTCCTCGTCGGGGCGGTCGTGTCGTCCACCGACGCGGCCGCGGTCTTCTCCGTGCTGCGCTCGGTCCCCCTGCCGCACCGGCTCTCGGGGCTGCTGGAGGCGGAGTCGGGGCTGAACGACGCGCCCGTCGTCATCGCCGTCCTGGCCCTGACCGAGGTCGCGACCGGGCACTCCGAGCACGCGTGGTGGTTCTACGCCGCCGAGGCGGTGCTCGAGCTGGGGCTGGGCACGGTCGTCGGCGTGGGGGTCGGTGCGGTGGGGGCCTTCCTGCTGCGGCGCAGCGCGTTGCCGAGCTCGGGTCTGTACCCCGTCGCGGTGCTGGCGCTGGCGGTGGGGGCCTTCGCGGTCGCCGACGTGCTGCACGCCTCGGGGTTCCTGGCGACGTACCTGTGCGGGCTGGTCCTGGGCAACGCCCGGCTGCCGCACCGGCAGGCGACCCGGGGCTTCGCCGAGGCGTTCGGGTGGCTGGCCCAGATCGGCCTGTTCGTGATGCTGGGGCTGCTGGCGGACCCCTCCCGGCTGCCGGCCGCGGTGCTGGACGCCCTGCTCGTCGGGGTCGTCCTGACGCTGTTCGCGCGCCCGCTGTCGGTGCTGGCCTCGCTGGTGTGGTTCCGGCTGCCGCGCCCGGACCTGCTGTTCCTGTCGTGGGCGGGTCTGCGCGGGGCGGTCCCCGTGGTGCTGGCCACCGTCCCCGTCGTCGCCGGGATCGCCGGGGCGGACCGGTTGTTCGACCTCGTGCTGGTGCTCGTCGTCGTCTTCACCCTCGTCCAGGCGCCGACGCTGGCGCCGCTGGCCCGCCGCCTGGGGCTCACCTCCTCGGCCCCGACCCGGGACCTGGACGTGGAGGTGTCGCCGCTGGGGGCCCTGTCGGCGGACGTCGTGCGGGTGCGGGTCGGCCCGTCCTCGCGGCTGCACGGCGTGGAGGTGTTCGAGCTGCGCCTGCCGCGGGGCGCCAACGTGAGCCTCGTGGCGCGGGACGGCGCGACGTTCGTGCCGCAACCGCGCACGGTCCTGCGCCGCGGCGACGACCTGCTCGTCGTGACGTCGACGGCCGAGCGGGAGGGGGTGGAGGAACGGCTGCAGGCGATCAGCCGCGACGGGAAGCTCGCCGGGTGGCGCGAGACCTGAGGCGCTCCCCGGCCGACTACGGTGAGTAGGTGCTGCGTCGCACTGTGCTCACAATGTTCGCGCTGGTCGCCGCCGGCCCGGCCACCCCCCGTGCCTTCGCCGCCGCGGCGACCGACCCGGACGTCGTCGAGGTCGTCGCCCCCGGCCTGACCCTCGAACGGTCCACCGGGTCCACCCCGGCCGGTCCCGTCCGCCAGGCGCTGCTGCGGCTGGCCGCCGGCTCCACCACCCGGCCGGTCCTGCTGCAGGCCGACCTCAGCTCCCCCCGCACCCCCACCGACCTCGCCACCGCGGCCGGCGCCGTCGCCGCCGTCAACGGCGACTTCTTCGACATCGACCGCACCGGCACCCCCGACGGTCCTGTCGTCCGGGACGGGCAGGTGCTCAAGGCCTCCGGCCAGGCCCAGGGGGCCGTGGGCTTCGACGGGGGCCCGCGCTGGACCGGCCGGCTCGGGCAGGTCCAGCTGCAGGGCTCGGCCACCGTCGCCGGCCGGACCTTCCCGCTGGCCGCGCTGGGCACCCGGACGGTGCCCGAGGACGCGCTGGCGCTGTTCGGCCCGGCCTGGGGCGCCGGTGACCGGGCCCTGACCGTCACCTCGGGCGTGGAGCTGGAGGTCCGCGCCGGCGTCGTGACGGCCGTGCGGCCCCCCGGCGGCGGCGCGGTCCCCGCCGACGGCTTCGTCCTCGTCGCGTCCGGGGCGGTCGCCGCGGCCCTGGCCGGCA contains:
- a CDS encoding potassium/proton antiporter, with the translated sequence MTLEEFSRVLLLASGVLLLAVLAVRLSARTGLPSLLLYLALGLVLGEDGLGIPFTDAEIAQVLGYAALVLILAEGGLTTRWDAVRGVLAPAGALATAGTAVSIGVVGVGAHLLLGTSWPVSFLVGAVVSSTDAAAVFSVLRSVPLPHRLSGLLEAESGLNDAPVVIAVLALTEVATGHSEHAWWFYAAEAVLELGLGTVVGVGVGAVGAFLLRRSALPSSGLYPVAVLALAVGAFAVADVLHASGFLATYLCGLVLGNARLPHRQATRGFAEAFGWLAQIGLFVMLGLLADPSRLPAAVLDALLVGVVLTLFARPLSVLASLVWFRLPRPDLLFLSWAGLRGAVPVVLATVPVVAGIAGADRLFDLVLVLVVVFTLVQAPTLAPLARRLGLTSSAPTRDLDVEVSPLGALSADVVRVRVGPSSRLHGVEVFELRLPRGANVSLVARDGATFVPQPRTVLRRGDDLLVVTSTAEREGVEERLQAISRDGKLAGWRET